In Prevotella sp. oral taxon 475, one DNA window encodes the following:
- a CDS encoding helix-turn-helix domain-containing protein has protein sequence MRFTAIDTSAWEELEKSIEELALCMREYFGTKPEIPDLLHNGDVCRILNISKRTLQHYRDTSVLPFIQIGHKCYYKREDVRALFEKSNHQ, from the coding sequence ATGAGATTTACCGCCATCGACACCTCTGCTTGGGAGGAACTGGAAAAGAGCATCGAAGAGCTGGCTCTTTGTATGAGAGAATATTTCGGCACGAAGCCCGAAATCCCCGACCTGTTGCACAACGGGGATGTGTGCCGAATATTGAACATCAGCAAACGGACACTCCAGCACTATCGGGACACGTCCGTATTGCCCTTTATCCAAATCGGGCATAAGTGCTATTACAAACGTGAGGATGTGAGAGCACTCTTTGAA